A single genomic interval of Synergistaceae bacterium harbors:
- a CDS encoding helix-turn-helix transcriptional regulator has product MRQGLREHCYFSEKLMNRLAGASCHPVTVVEAPSGFGKTTAVREFLRRTGGDARQSWYTCFGEQPRKAWERICRLFDGVDLETAAELRSCYPHSFDDIARLSEVVKNCRCEGETYLVVDNFQLFDNELSGRLPLAFADASTENLHMIFITQPLPSPEFTDHADILRLGTRDFFFDRESTARLCRLKGARMSERELDRVQSVTEGWVSAILLQASVHKETGALADVRDMDSLVSTAVWNRLDESERDLLASLTLLESFTIDQATLISGEPELHEGLQRLISDGFFIQYVSDKGVFSIHAVLGGYLE; this is encoded by the coding sequence ATGAGACAGGGCCTCCGCGAACACTGCTATTTTTCTGAAAAGCTGATGAACAGACTGGCCGGTGCGTCTTGCCATCCGGTCACAGTAGTGGAGGCCCCCTCTGGTTTCGGCAAGACCACCGCGGTCAGGGAATTCCTGCGGAGAACCGGCGGCGACGCCCGCCAAAGCTGGTACACCTGTTTTGGAGAACAGCCTCGAAAGGCCTGGGAGAGGATCTGCCGCCTGTTCGACGGGGTAGACCTGGAGACGGCGGCGGAACTTAGAAGCTGCTATCCGCACTCCTTCGACGACATCGCCAGGCTGTCCGAGGTCGTGAAAAACTGCCGCTGCGAGGGAGAGACCTACCTTGTGGTGGACAACTTTCAGCTCTTCGACAACGAACTGTCGGGCCGACTGCCCCTCGCATTCGCCGATGCTTCCACGGAGAACCTGCACATGATATTCATCACTCAGCCGCTGCCGTCACCCGAGTTTACCGATCACGCCGATATCCTGAGGCTGGGCACGAGGGATTTCTTCTTCGACAGGGAGAGCACGGCCCGTCTCTGTCGCCTTAAGGGAGCCAGGATGTCCGAGCGCGAACTCGACAGGGTGCAGAGCGTTACGGAGGGCTGGGTATCGGCTATCCTGCTTCAAGCCTCCGTCCACAAGGAGACCGGCGCTCTGGCGGATGTGCGCGACATGGACTCGCTGGTCTCGACCGCCGTGTGGAACAGACTCGACGAATCGGAGAGAGATCTGCTTGCGTCTCTGACGCTGCTCGAATCCTTCACAATCGACCAGGCGACCCTCATAAGCGGTGAGCCCGAGCTTCACGAAGGGCTTCAGAGGCTGATAAGCGACGGATTTTTCATTCAGTATGTGTCGGACAAGGGCGTCTTCTCAATTCACGCAGTTTTAGGCGGCTACCTCGAA